In Blastopirellula sp. J2-11, a single genomic region encodes these proteins:
- a CDS encoding DUF2254 domain-containing protein, with protein METRLTSLWDQSRASFWFVPSLFLAVGIMFGFTLPMLDLTVDFSKYESIWLQTTTAGSRSVLSTIAGSMVTVAGVVFSLNMVTLSIASGQYGSRVLRSRMEDNTAQVAMGSLLATSVYCFLVLRTLQDRDDYVPVLSVNAAIIMAIACLMILIYFVHEVASEIQAPRIVEALGYDLNASIERLYPERIGQARPADGEPSDAEMEQFHQDCAAVDTTAEGYLQGIDVSALLHAAKSKDVIIELRKRPGDFITTGDAIADVGPPDKVDDDLLRAIRETLIVGTNRTPRQDVNCAVHELVQVAIRALSPGINDSFTAMNSIDRLGAALCRLALSEIPSAYRYDSDDKLRVIARPCSFAEVLGAAFNQIRQSGADSEAATLRLMEALSTIAARVRREEDKEAIEDQLQMIDRASRENFADETAQATILKLIERTRERMIARRQDAQDDRESEEEQAGDVPTGGANG; from the coding sequence ATGGAAACGCGACTGACATCGCTGTGGGATCAATCGCGGGCCAGTTTTTGGTTTGTGCCGAGCCTGTTTTTGGCGGTCGGGATCATGTTCGGCTTCACGTTGCCGATGCTGGATCTGACCGTTGACTTTTCTAAATACGAATCGATCTGGCTGCAGACGACCACTGCTGGGTCGCGTTCGGTCTTATCGACGATTGCCGGTTCGATGGTCACCGTCGCCGGCGTTGTCTTTTCGCTCAATATGGTGACGCTGTCGATCGCGTCGGGACAATATGGTTCGCGCGTCCTGCGCAGTCGCATGGAGGACAACACCGCCCAGGTCGCGATGGGGTCGTTGTTGGCGACCAGCGTCTATTGCTTTCTTGTCTTGCGCACGTTGCAGGATCGTGATGACTATGTGCCGGTTCTTTCGGTCAACGCGGCGATCATCATGGCGATCGCCTGTTTGATGATTTTGATTTACTTCGTGCACGAAGTCGCCAGCGAGATCCAGGCGCCGCGAATCGTCGAGGCGCTTGGCTATGACTTGAACGCCTCGATCGAACGACTCTATCCCGAGCGAATCGGCCAAGCTCGCCCAGCGGACGGAGAGCCGAGCGATGCCGAAATGGAGCAATTTCATCAAGACTGCGCCGCGGTCGATACGACGGCCGAAGGATACCTGCAGGGGATCGACGTATCAGCGCTGCTGCATGCCGCGAAGTCGAAAGACGTGATCATAGAATTGCGGAAACGCCCCGGTGATTTTATCACGACCGGCGACGCGATCGCTGACGTGGGGCCGCCGGACAAGGTTGACGATGACTTGTTGCGTGCGATTCGAGAGACGCTGATCGTAGGAACGAATCGAACGCCGAGGCAAGATGTAAACTGTGCCGTGCATGAATTAGTGCAGGTCGCCATCCGCGCTTTATCGCCGGGGATCAATGACTCCTTTACCGCGATGAACAGCATTGATCGACTGGGCGCCGCGCTTTGCCGCTTAGCGCTGAGTGAGATTCCTTCCGCCTACCGTTATGACAGCGACGACAAGTTGCGTGTGATCGCGCGGCCCTGCTCATTCGCCGAAGTGTTGGGCGCCGCCTTCAATCAGATTCGTCAAAGCGGCGCCGACAGCGAAGCGGCGACGTTGCGTCTGATGGAAGCGCTGTCGACGATCGCCGCTCGCGTTCGCCGTGAAGAGGATAAGGAAGCGATCGAAGATCAGTTGCAGATGATCGATCGAGCGTCGCGAGAGAACTTTGCCGACGAGACGGCTCAGGCGACGATCCTCAAGCTGATCGAACGGACGCGCGAGCGAATGATCGCTCGGCGACAAGATGCCCAGGACGATCGAGAATCCGAAGAAGAGCAAGCCGGCGATGTGCCCACCGGCGGCGCCAACGGTTAG
- a CDS encoding pyridoxamine 5'-phosphate oxidase family protein, giving the protein MGKIYETIDDRVSQFIARQKLFFVATAPLAADGLINLSPKGLDSFRILDEKTVAYLDLTGSGVETIAHAKENGRITVMFCAFDGPPNILRLYGQAEVLEPDHADFASLRELFPHMPGTRSIIRVHVRRIADTCGYAVPKYEFVEDRTQLIDYSVAKGPDGMVEYRRQKNTTSLDGLPGLDNFDGEAAIN; this is encoded by the coding sequence ATGGGTAAGATCTACGAAACGATCGATGATCGCGTATCACAATTTATCGCCCGCCAAAAGCTGTTCTTTGTCGCTACGGCGCCGCTAGCGGCGGACGGGTTGATCAATCTTTCTCCGAAGGGGCTCGATTCGTTTCGAATCTTGGATGAGAAAACGGTCGCCTATCTTGATCTGACCGGCAGCGGCGTTGAGACGATCGCCCACGCCAAAGAGAACGGCCGCATCACGGTCATGTTTTGCGCTTTTGACGGGCCGCCCAATATCTTACGGCTGTATGGTCAGGCTGAAGTATTGGAGCCCGATCACGCCGACTTCGCTTCACTACGCGAACTCTTCCCGCACATGCCCGGCACGCGTTCGATCATCCGAGTGCATGTGCGGCGGATCGCCGACACCTGCGGTTATGCGGTGCCGAAGTATGAATTTGTAGAGGATCGTACGCAGTTGATTGACTACAGCGTTGCGAAAGGGCCCGATGGGATGGTCGAGTATCGCCGTCAAAAGAACACGACCAGCCTCGACGGCTTGCCGGGTCTCGACAACTTTGATGGCGAAGCGGCGATCAATTAG
- a CDS encoding PVC-type heme-binding CxxCH protein translates to MPKSPACCFFLLLIALLGGSFSWVVAEEPPADSEKKQRSLQAAENEAVREHIRNFAGRGATGDFSIPALEPAEAEQKFVTPDDVTVKVVLAEPEVRQPVCVNFDERGRMWVVQYLQYPFPAGLKVVKYDEHLRAVFDKVPPAPPNHDRGADKITIHEDTDGDGMFDKQKTFVDGLNIVTSALPGRGGVWVMNPPYLLFYPDADQDDVPDGDPEVHLAGFGMADTHAVANSLTWGPDGWLYGAQGSTCWASVTLPRIAPQPPVHFKGQAIWRYHPEKNQFEVFAEGGGNTFAVEFDAQGRVYSGHNGGNTRGFHYVQGGYYSKSWGKHGALTNPHAYGFFSQMGHAAAERFSHTLVKYESDALPPRYSGRLIAPVPLHNYVAVSKMSPDGSTWKTEDELKAIETDDVWFRPVDIKVGPDGCVYIADWCDTRLTHVDPRDTWNRTRGRIWRLQPNKYPQQKLFDLRKLSTAELIETLKSPNKLLRQLTQRMIYEHGDASAAARLIEKLPQTTGQLALEYLWAIHGLKQYDQQAAAIALRHADPYVRVWGVRLLTPELAETFADDLYRMAEQETNVEVCSQLASTAKRIPGVIGYETATRLATRDDLADDPHIPLLTWWAIEAHANDSSFAAGKIVKKLQVTKIGGDIVLPRLAQRLAAEPTEPHLLELAELLNETDVPQLRGEMLTAIDTAFAGRKIEGMPPQLRDAIVASASGDSPQQMALLVRAGQKKAEAAAIALIEDETAKLDQRIKLAQLLGQVGSTAARDALLRSSMTAASAQVRMAAIGGLRQFDSPEIAAALVDRYAKEKEPVRAAIIDLAAGRAASAHHLIDAIEQEKIPRSAVAVDLVENLKLHGDESLNERIAKLWGATRATPDELAQQMEQTATILRTGAGDAAHGAALFKKQCATCHKLHGDGAAIGPDLTGYERKNLDYMLLSIVDPSAAIREEYTNFRVLLVDGRVLSGFVREQDDNTITLQNAENPKLVIPRDEIEAGPLAVDKSLMPDRLLGEMTATQIRDLFAYLQSDAAP, encoded by the coding sequence ATGCCAAAATCTCCCGCCTGCTGCTTCTTTCTGCTGCTGATCGCCTTGTTGGGCGGTTCGTTTTCTTGGGTCGTCGCGGAAGAACCTCCGGCCGATAGCGAGAAGAAACAACGCTCGCTGCAAGCGGCCGAGAATGAGGCGGTCCGCGAGCATATCCGTAACTTTGCCGGCCGTGGCGCGACCGGCGATTTCTCGATTCCGGCGCTCGAGCCTGCCGAGGCCGAACAGAAGTTCGTCACGCCAGATGATGTAACGGTCAAAGTGGTCCTCGCCGAGCCGGAAGTTCGCCAGCCGGTTTGCGTCAACTTTGACGAGCGCGGCCGTATGTGGGTCGTGCAGTACCTGCAATATCCCTTTCCGGCCGGTTTGAAGGTGGTCAAGTATGACGAACATCTACGCGCCGTCTTCGACAAGGTTCCCCCAGCGCCGCCAAATCATGATCGCGGCGCCGACAAGATTACGATTCATGAAGACACCGACGGCGACGGCATGTTCGATAAACAGAAGACGTTTGTGGACGGTTTGAATATCGTCACCAGCGCCTTGCCGGGCCGCGGCGGCGTTTGGGTGATGAACCCGCCGTATCTCCTCTTCTATCCGGATGCCGATCAAGACGACGTGCCGGATGGCGATCCCGAGGTTCACCTGGCTGGGTTCGGGATGGCCGACACTCACGCCGTCGCCAACAGTTTGACCTGGGGCCCTGACGGCTGGCTCTATGGCGCCCAAGGGAGCACTTGCTGGGCCAGCGTGACGTTGCCGCGGATTGCGCCGCAGCCGCCGGTCCATTTCAAGGGACAAGCAATTTGGCGCTATCATCCCGAGAAGAATCAGTTTGAAGTCTTCGCCGAAGGAGGCGGCAACACCTTCGCGGTTGAGTTTGACGCCCAAGGCCGCGTCTACTCGGGGCACAACGGCGGCAACACCCGGGGCTTTCATTACGTTCAAGGAGGCTACTACTCCAAGTCCTGGGGCAAGCATGGCGCGCTGACCAATCCGCACGCTTACGGTTTCTTCAGCCAGATGGGACACGCCGCCGCGGAACGATTCAGCCATACGCTGGTGAAGTACGAAAGCGATGCATTGCCGCCGCGCTACTCCGGTCGCCTGATCGCGCCGGTGCCGCTGCACAACTATGTCGCGGTTTCTAAAATGTCGCCTGACGGATCAACCTGGAAAACGGAAGATGAACTGAAAGCGATCGAGACCGACGACGTCTGGTTTCGCCCGGTCGATATCAAAGTGGGACCAGATGGCTGCGTCTATATCGCCGACTGGTGCGACACGCGGCTGACGCACGTTGATCCCCGCGATACTTGGAATCGAACTCGGGGTCGAATCTGGCGGCTGCAGCCCAACAAATATCCGCAGCAAAAGCTGTTCGACTTGCGAAAACTTTCGACGGCCGAGTTGATCGAAACCCTAAAGAGCCCCAACAAGCTGCTTCGCCAACTGACGCAGCGGATGATCTACGAACATGGGGACGCCAGCGCTGCGGCGCGTCTGATCGAAAAGCTGCCGCAGACGACAGGGCAATTGGCGCTCGAATATCTCTGGGCGATTCATGGCTTGAAACAGTACGACCAGCAGGCGGCGGCGATCGCGCTGCGACATGCGGATCCTTATGTCCGCGTCTGGGGCGTGCGGCTGTTGACGCCTGAGTTGGCCGAAACCTTCGCCGATGACCTGTATCGAATGGCTGAGCAAGAGACGAATGTTGAAGTTTGCAGCCAGCTGGCCTCGACGGCGAAACGAATTCCCGGCGTGATCGGCTATGAAACGGCGACGCGACTCGCGACGCGCGATGACTTGGCCGACGACCCGCACATTCCGCTGCTAACCTGGTGGGCGATCGAAGCGCACGCGAATGACTCCTCATTTGCCGCCGGGAAAATCGTCAAAAAGTTGCAAGTGACCAAGATCGGCGGCGACATCGTGCTTCCTCGTTTGGCGCAGCGTTTGGCCGCCGAACCGACCGAGCCGCATCTGCTGGAGCTTGCCGAATTGTTAAACGAGACCGATGTGCCGCAGCTGCGCGGCGAAATGCTGACTGCGATCGACACCGCGTTCGCCGGTCGCAAGATCGAAGGGATGCCGCCGCAACTGCGTGATGCAATCGTCGCGTCGGCCAGCGGCGATTCGCCGCAGCAGATGGCGCTGTTGGTGCGGGCCGGACAAAAAAAAGCGGAAGCGGCCGCTATCGCGCTGATCGAAGACGAAACAGCGAAGCTCGACCAACGCATCAAGTTAGCGCAGCTGTTGGGTCAGGTTGGCTCTACTGCAGCGCGTGACGCGCTGTTGCGATCATCGATGACCGCCGCTTCGGCCCAGGTTCGCATGGCGGCGATCGGTGGATTGCGACAGTTTGATTCGCCGGAAATCGCCGCAGCGCTCGTGGACCGATATGCGAAAGAGAAAGAGCCTGTGCGTGCGGCGATCATCGATCTGGCCGCCGGCCGAGCCGCATCAGCCCATCATTTGATCGACGCAATCGAGCAGGAAAAGATTCCCCGCTCGGCGGTCGCGGTCGATCTGGTTGAGAATCTGAAACTGCACGGCGATGAGTCGTTGAACGAGCGGATCGCTAAGCTCTGGGGAGCGACGCGCGCGACTCCGGATGAGTTGGCCCAACAGATGGAACAGACCGCGACCATCTTGCGAACAGGCGCGGGAGACGCTGCCCACGGGGCCGCGCTCTTCAAAAAGCAGTGTGCGACTTGTCACAAACTGCATGGCGACGGAGCGGCGATCGGCCCCGATCTGACCGGATACGAACGGAAGAACCTCGACTACATGCTGCTCTCGATCGTCGATCCGAGCGCCGCGATTCGGGAAGAATACACCAACTTTCGCGTGCTGCTGGTCGATGGCCGCGTCCTCTCCGGCTTTGTGCGTGAGCAGGACGACAACACGATCACTTTGCAAAACGCTGAGAACCCCAAGCTGGTGATCCCGCGTGACGAGATCGAAGCGGGCCCCTTAGCGGTCGACAAGTCGCTGATGCCGGACCGCTTGTTGGGAGAAATGACGGCGACGCAGATTCGCGATTTGTTCGCATATCTGCAGAGCGATGCGGCGCCGTAA
- a CDS encoding DUF1559 domain-containing protein, protein MNAQISPCRDRHRGFTLVELLVVIAIIGVLIALLLPAVQQAREAARRMSCSNNLKQLGLALHNYHDTHLKFPIGARYTVSKVGTSWRWSLLPFLEQQALYDLDKASNYNLGIYDSAASPSMSSFNSYAQQVFGVTVNAYVCPSSSIDPQYGSTAGLISIGATTQGPHYVGIMGAYPDPAGRDTTFYKTQYESYPSDNGVLTIDESKAMRDVVDGTSNTIVVSEQSGNAKANVTVRRMANYVTGWGGSSTTGSVATWRAGAAAQHKYGNGLTSVFHSPNPSSTGPEANAEWDYNTPLTSFHPGGIQVVKVDGSARFIPDAIHVTTLQQLSTRDDGQVLEEF, encoded by the coding sequence ATGAATGCACAAATCTCCCCATGCCGCGACCGACATCGCGGCTTTACCCTGGTTGAACTGCTGGTAGTCATTGCGATTATCGGCGTGCTGATCGCTTTGCTGTTGCCGGCAGTGCAGCAAGCGCGTGAAGCGGCGCGGCGGATGAGTTGCAGTAACAACTTGAAACAGCTTGGCTTGGCGCTGCATAACTATCACGATACCCATCTAAAGTTTCCGATCGGCGCTCGGTACACCGTCAGCAAGGTCGGCACCAGTTGGCGGTGGTCGCTATTGCCGTTTCTAGAGCAACAAGCGTTGTACGATCTGGACAAGGCCTCTAATTACAACTTGGGCATCTATGACTCGGCGGCGTCGCCGTCGATGTCTTCTTTCAACAGCTATGCCCAACAGGTGTTTGGCGTCACGGTCAACGCCTACGTCTGTCCCTCCAGTTCGATCGATCCGCAGTATGGGTCGACCGCGGGCTTGATCTCGATCGGCGCGACAACGCAAGGGCCCCATTACGTCGGCATCATGGGCGCCTATCCCGATCCGGCCGGTCGCGATACGACGTTTTACAAAACGCAGTACGAAAGCTACCCCAGCGATAACGGCGTTTTAACGATCGACGAGAGCAAAGCGATGCGGGATGTCGTCGACGGAACATCGAATACGATCGTCGTGTCAGAGCAGTCAGGCAACGCCAAAGCGAACGTCACTGTTCGCCGTATGGCGAACTATGTCACCGGCTGGGGCGGTTCTTCGACAACCGGTTCGGTAGCGACTTGGCGCGCCGGCGCCGCGGCGCAGCACAAGTATGGAAATGGTTTGACGTCGGTTTTCCATTCTCCCAATCCCTCGAGCACCGGTCCCGAGGCGAACGCCGAATGGGACTACAATACGCCGCTGACGTCCTTTCATCCCGGCGGGATTCAGGTAGTGAAGGTTGACGGATCCGCCCGGTTTATTCCGGACGCGATTCACGTTACGACGCTGCAGCAATTAAGTACGCGTGATGACGGTCAAGTGCTGGAAGAATTCTAG
- a CDS encoding DUF1559 domain-containing protein, which translates to MNANFVFLRDRRRGFTLVELLVVIAIIGVLIALLLPAVQQAREAARRMSCSNNLKQLGLATHNYHDTHRSLPFGARYYITKAGTSWRWALLPFMEQTVVYDLDRASGYDLNTYVGGGSQTDITAYGSDTRQLFGLVIDGYVCPSSAIDPLYAYNTQLGSIGAVTQGHHYVGIMGAYPDPAGRTTTSYKTQYDAYATDNGTLLIGKTSGLQDVVDGTSNTILVSEQSGNSNANASTRKMANYHTGWGGCAQTGSVADWRAGTAGLHKYGNGLTAVYHSPNPTSVGAEANAEWDFNTPLTSFHPGGVQVVLVDGSVRFVPNTISLSTIQQLSVRDDGQVLNEY; encoded by the coding sequence ATGAACGCGAATTTCGTTTTCCTTCGCGACCGACGTCGCGGCTTTACGCTTGTCGAACTCTTGGTTGTCATCGCGATTATCGGCGTGTTGATAGCGCTGCTGTTGCCGGCGGTGCAACAGGCGCGCGAAGCGGCGCGGCGGATGAGCTGCAGTAACAATTTAAAGCAGCTCGGCTTAGCGACGCATAACTATCACGATACGCATCGTTCGTTGCCGTTTGGCGCACGCTACTATATCACCAAAGCCGGGACCAGCTGGCGCTGGGCGCTGTTGCCGTTTATGGAGCAAACAGTCGTCTATGATCTCGATCGAGCTTCCGGCTACGACTTGAATACGTATGTCGGCGGAGGCTCGCAGACCGATATTACCGCCTATGGCAGCGATACGCGGCAGTTGTTCGGGCTGGTGATTGACGGCTATGTTTGTCCTTCGAGCGCCATCGACCCGCTGTACGCTTACAATACTCAGCTGGGATCGATCGGCGCCGTAACGCAGGGGCATCATTACGTGGGAATCATGGGCGCCTATCCCGATCCGGCGGGACGGACGACCACTTCTTACAAAACGCAGTACGATGCGTACGCTACTGACAACGGAACTTTGCTGATCGGCAAAACCAGCGGCCTGCAGGATGTAGTCGACGGAACATCAAACACGATTCTGGTGTCGGAGCAATCGGGCAACAGCAATGCGAACGCAAGCACGCGAAAAATGGCCAATTATCACACCGGGTGGGGCGGTTGTGCGCAAACCGGCAGCGTCGCCGATTGGCGAGCTGGAACGGCTGGTTTGCACAAATATGGGAATGGACTGACGGCTGTCTACCACAGCCCAAATCCAACATCGGTTGGCGCCGAAGCGAACGCCGAGTGGGATTTCAATACTCCGCTCACATCTTTTCATCCCGGCGGCGTGCAAGTGGTGCTGGTCGACGGTTCGGTGCGGTTCGTGCCAAACACCATCAGTCTTAGCACGATCCAGCAATTGAGCGTGCGAGATGATGGCCAAGTGCTCAACGAGTATTAA
- a CDS encoding GGDEF domain-containing protein gives MSSLDLDDGPLQSLRPLQMERWLDACTAHRQLTILVASCFCIVIGGLDLFLENEVPISGLCLPFVVAVCWVASLQTAMVLSLFCAMAWIIDDTFFLHSASPGITLKEAWLTAVHACFFLAIVSVIWRLRCAYERERAFARIDALTGLLNTAAFNDTAEREAARCRRTSSPLTVAFIDCDNFKQVNDTLGHRTGDRLLKAIARTLCHSVREMDAVARLGGDEFALLLPEASKEKAEIVIERVRTHLNKAMAAENWPVTFSIGVAVYHNPEIDADALLHGADQLMYDVKRNAKDGVAFQVS, from the coding sequence ATGTCTTCCCTTGACCTCGACGACGGACCGCTGCAGTCGCTGCGACCGTTGCAAATGGAACGCTGGCTCGATGCCTGTACGGCGCATCGCCAACTGACGATTCTTGTCGCGAGTTGCTTTTGCATCGTCATCGGCGGCTTGGATCTGTTTCTCGAAAACGAAGTTCCCATTTCCGGGCTTTGCCTACCGTTTGTCGTGGCCGTCTGCTGGGTCGCTAGTCTGCAAACGGCGATGGTCTTGTCGTTGTTTTGCGCGATGGCCTGGATTATCGACGACACGTTCTTCCTACATTCCGCTTCACCAGGAATCACGCTCAAGGAAGCTTGGTTGACGGCGGTGCATGCCTGCTTCTTTTTGGCGATCGTTTCGGTGATTTGGCGGCTTCGCTGCGCCTATGAGCGCGAACGGGCCTTCGCCCGCATTGATGCGCTGACCGGTCTGTTGAACACCGCCGCGTTTAATGACACGGCGGAACGCGAAGCGGCTCGCTGTCGTCGCACCAGTTCGCCGCTAACGGTGGCGTTTATCGACTGCGACAATTTCAAGCAGGTCAATGATACGCTCGGACATCGCACCGGCGATCGCTTGCTGAAAGCGATCGCCAGGACGCTCTGCCACAGCGTTCGCGAGATGGACGCCGTGGCGCGACTCGGAGGAGACGAGTTCGCGTTGCTCTTGCCTGAAGCGAGCAAAGAGAAAGCGGAAATCGTCATCGAGCGCGTGCGGACGCATCTCAACAAAGCGATGGCGGCCGAAAATTGGCCTGTCACCTTCAGCATCGGCGTCGCAGTCTATCACAATCCAGAAATTGACGCCGATGCGCTGCTGCATGGCGCCGACCAATTGATGTACGACGTCAAACGCAACGCCAAAGATGGCGTCGCGTTTCAGGTTAGCTAA
- a CDS encoding sigma-54 interaction domain-containing protein yields MMEVYNLTRRVAGSNASVLLLGETGVGKEMIASAVHRLSQRAAGPFVKVNCGALSESLLESELFGHMRGAFTGAVTNRTGRFEAAHGGSIFLDEINSTSLHLQVKLLRVLQEREFERVGDTQTIRVDTRVVAASNRDLMDEVEAERFREDLYWRLNVVPIRIPPLRERREDIPELVAHFLNVYSEANERHVVHIQRDAMDAMQDHDWPGNVRELQNYVERAVVLAESDELTVDLLPPEMRSGSKRPALGMSAQALDLETLTQEVVQQGLSEADPNAEDLHSRVVNRVEKELIAQVMQSCSGVQTKAATRLGINRNTLHKKLKEYDLDS; encoded by the coding sequence ATGATGGAGGTCTACAACCTCACTCGTCGTGTCGCGGGAAGCAACGCATCGGTGCTTTTGCTGGGCGAGACCGGCGTTGGTAAAGAAATGATCGCTTCGGCGGTCCATCGACTCAGTCAGCGTGCGGCGGGCCCCTTCGTGAAAGTCAATTGCGGCGCTTTGAGCGAAAGCCTGCTCGAAAGCGAATTATTCGGACACATGCGAGGAGCGTTTACCGGAGCGGTCACTAACCGCACGGGGCGATTTGAAGCGGCTCACGGCGGTTCGATCTTCCTTGACGAAATCAACTCTACATCGCTCCACCTGCAGGTCAAACTATTGCGCGTGCTGCAAGAACGAGAGTTTGAACGGGTCGGTGATACGCAGACGATTCGGGTCGACACGCGAGTTGTCGCGGCGTCAAATCGCGACTTAATGGACGAAGTCGAAGCAGAACGTTTTCGCGAAGACTTGTATTGGCGTCTCAATGTGGTGCCGATTCGCATTCCCCCGCTCCGCGAACGTCGCGAAGACATCCCGGAACTGGTCGCCCACTTCCTGAACGTCTATAGCGAAGCGAACGAACGACACGTCGTGCATATCCAACGTGATGCGATGGACGCAATGCAAGACCATGACTGGCCCGGCAACGTCCGCGAACTGCAAAACTATGTAGAACGCGCGGTCGTGTTGGCCGAATCGGATGAGCTGACGGTCGACCTGTTGCCGCCTGAAATGCGGAGCGGATCGAAACGGCCGGCGCTCGGCATGTCAGCGCAAGCGCTCGATCTCGAAACGTTGACGCAAGAAGTGGTGCAGCAAGGTTTGAGCGAAGCGGACCCCAACGCCGAAGATTTGCATAGCCGCGTCGTCAACCGAGTCGAGAAGGAACTGATCGCCCAAGTGATGCAATCCTGCAGCGGGGTGCAAACCAAAGCGGCGACCCGCTTGGGGATTAATCGGAATACTCTGCACAAAAAGCTGAAAGAATACGATCTCGACTCTTAA
- the argH gene encoding argininosuccinate lyase: MARVSPSQSGVFQTESDQRVERFTESVSFDRRLYAVDISGSIAHAQMLADVGVLTPDEASQIETTLLAIKAEIDAGEFEFQQALEDVHMNIEKQLVDRLGDVGRKLHTGRSRNDQIATDTRLWVREAIDAIDARLKNLQVAFVGRCDADAETVLPAYTHLQRAQPVLAPHYWLAYVEKLARDRARLADCRRRVNICSLGTAALAGTTLPIDRHNVALKLGFTDVARNSLDVSSDRDYLLEFAFCLTLIAEHLSTWADEWVLWSTVEFNFIKLPQQFCTGSSIMPQKINPDVCELVRGKTARVIGNLQSLLVLVKGLPLAYNRDLQEDKEPLFDSFDTVSACLELAAPIVAGAELKVDSIRSRLDRGFLDATTLMEHLIKLGTPQRTAHHQIGALVKQAMEQNCRLADLPLETYQALNSSLDESVYEVLGVDKAVAAFQSYGSTAPSEVKKQVSYWKEQLNLD, from the coding sequence TTGGCACGCGTCAGTCCTTCACAGAGCGGGGTCTTTCAAACCGAATCGGACCAGCGCGTCGAGCGTTTCACCGAAAGCGTCAGCTTCGACCGCCGTCTCTATGCAGTGGACATATCGGGCTCCATCGCGCATGCCCAGATGCTAGCGGATGTCGGCGTACTAACGCCGGATGAAGCGAGCCAAATCGAGACGACCTTGCTGGCGATTAAAGCCGAAATCGACGCCGGCGAGTTCGAGTTCCAACAGGCGCTCGAAGACGTCCATATGAATATCGAGAAGCAGTTGGTCGACCGACTGGGTGATGTTGGTCGAAAATTGCACACCGGGCGGAGTCGAAATGACCAGATCGCGACCGATACGCGACTTTGGGTCCGTGAAGCGATTGACGCGATCGACGCTCGCCTGAAAAACTTGCAGGTCGCCTTTGTCGGCCGGTGCGACGCTGACGCTGAAACCGTGCTGCCCGCTTACACGCATCTGCAGCGCGCCCAGCCGGTGCTCGCACCCCATTATTGGTTGGCTTATGTCGAGAAGTTGGCTCGTGATCGTGCGCGGCTCGCCGACTGCCGCCGTCGGGTCAATATCTGCAGTCTGGGAACCGCCGCGTTGGCCGGAACGACCCTGCCGATCGATCGGCACAATGTGGCCTTGAAACTTGGCTTTACCGATGTCGCTCGGAATAGTCTGGACGTTTCGAGTGATCGCGACTATCTGCTGGAGTTCGCGTTTTGCTTGACGTTGATCGCCGAACATCTCAGCACCTGGGCGGACGAATGGGTCCTGTGGTCGACGGTCGAGTTCAACTTTATCAAGCTGCCGCAGCAATTTTGCACCGGCTCTTCCATCATGCCGCAAAAGATCAATCCCGACGTCTGCGAACTGGTTCGCGGTAAGACGGCCCGCGTGATTGGCAATCTGCAGTCGCTGTTGGTGCTGGTGAAGGGTTTGCCGCTCGCCTACAACCGCGACCTGCAAGAAGACAAAGAGCCGCTATTCGATTCGTTCGATACGGTCTCGGCCTGCTTGGAACTCGCGGCGCCGATTGTCGCTGGCGCCGAGTTGAAGGTCGACTCGATCCGCTCGCGTCTCGATCGAGGCTTCCTCGACGCGACGACGCTGATGGAGCATCTGATCAAGCTGGGTACGCCGCAGCGAACCGCTCATCACCAGATCGGCGCGTTGGTCAAACAGGCGATGGAACAAAACTGCCGCTTGGCCGATCTGCCGCTAGAAACGTACCAGGCGTTAAATTCGTCACTCGACGAGAGCGTTTACGAGGTGCTGGGCGTCGATAAGGCGGTCGCCGCTTTTCAAAGTTATGGATCAACCGCTCCCAGCGAAGTGAAGAAACAGGTCAGTTATTGGAAAGAGCAATTAAACTTGGACTAG